One Candidatus Sysuiplasma acidicola genomic window carries:
- the rplJ gene encoding 50S ribosomal protein L10 translates to MAHSREWKEKNRQILSQTLRDSRVIGVASIRGLPASQFQQIRKKLTGVAEIHVSRSSLLKMAMNDVAADRKGVELLETEVAKDQTAIISSQQNPFQLFRALEKNKTPLAARGGEIAPADIEIKAGETSFKPGPIVGELQKAGVPAAIESGKVVIKKDKLLVKSGEIISPVIAQALTKLEIYPLVAGLDVKAIFEDGLIFRRDVLLVDDEQTRKDIASASAKALALAVKGRYFTAESVRFLIGDAHTKAVNLSVNASIPTEETAKLLLSKAVMQATALKERTEKA, encoded by the coding sequence ATGGCACACAGCAGAGAATGGAAGGAAAAGAACAGGCAGATTCTCTCCCAGACCTTAAGGGATTCCAGGGTCATCGGTGTCGCCAGCATCAGGGGCCTTCCGGCATCGCAGTTCCAGCAGATCAGAAAGAAACTGACAGGTGTGGCTGAGATACACGTGTCTAGAAGCAGCCTGCTGAAAATGGCAATGAATGATGTGGCTGCAGACAGGAAAGGCGTCGAATTGCTGGAAACGGAAGTGGCCAAAGACCAGACGGCAATCATATCATCTCAGCAGAATCCGTTTCAATTATTCAGGGCACTCGAAAAGAACAAGACGCCGCTGGCGGCAAGGGGCGGAGAAATAGCGCCGGCTGACATCGAGATCAAGGCTGGAGAGACATCGTTCAAGCCCGGTCCGATTGTGGGTGAACTTCAGAAAGCGGGTGTGCCTGCCGCCATCGAGTCCGGCAAGGTGGTGATAAAGAAAGACAAACTGCTAGTCAAGAGCGGTGAAATCATTTCACCCGTCATAGCCCAGGCGCTGACAAAACTCGAAATATACCCGCTGGTTGCAGGTCTCGATGTGAAGGCCATATTCGAGGACGGACTCATATTCAGACGTGATGTTCTTCTCGTCGATGACGAACAGACGAGGAAAGATATCGCTTCCGCTTCGGCAAAAGCGCTTGCGCTTGCCGTGAAGGGAAGGTATTTCACTGCTGAGAGCGTGCGTTTCCTGATTGGCGATGCACACACAAAGGCAGTGAATCTGAGCGTTAATGCGAGCATACCAACAGAGGAGACTGCAAAGCTCCTGCTTTCAAAAGCGGTCATGCAGGCAACCGCCCTGAAAGAGAGAACAGAAAAAGCCTGA
- a CDS encoding RNA methyltransferase — MPVFRVVLVRPEHEGNIGAVARSMANFDLAELYMVSPVPIGDEARKRAKHGNFILDSSKTVETLDDALEGCDTTVGTTGIRNTGEGRFLRVCDTPHEFAQRVLTSKRKYALLFGPEGLGLSNDELHLCDLIVSIPTSDRYPVLNLSHAATVLFYELFMARYEPVTVKASLREDKERVNEYFGRLLELSDYPLHKRQKAKLMFRRIIGRSSLSKWDFFILMGVLSRSLKTMEKGKRRS; from the coding sequence ATGCCCGTCTTCAGGGTCGTGCTTGTCCGTCCGGAACATGAGGGCAACATCGGCGCAGTTGCCCGGTCAATGGCCAATTTCGATTTAGCCGAACTGTACATGGTCTCTCCGGTACCCATAGGTGACGAAGCCAGGAAGAGGGCGAAACACGGCAACTTCATACTCGATTCTTCAAAAACAGTGGAAACGCTCGATGATGCGCTGGAAGGCTGCGACACAACCGTCGGCACTACGGGCATAAGAAACACAGGTGAGGGCAGGTTCCTCAGAGTCTGTGACACTCCTCACGAGTTTGCACAGAGAGTGCTGACTTCAAAGAGGAAATACGCACTGCTCTTCGGACCAGAGGGACTAGGTCTTTCCAACGATGAGCTCCATTTGTGCGATCTGATAGTCAGCATACCGACGTCTGACCGCTATCCGGTGTTGAACCTCTCCCACGCAGCGACTGTGCTCTTTTACGAGCTTTTCATGGCAAGATATGAACCGGTCACGGTGAAAGCATCGCTGCGTGAAGACAAGGAAAGGGTCAACGAATATTTCGGAAGGCTGCTTGAATTGTCTGATTATCCTCTCCACAAGAGGCAGAAGGCCAAGCTGATGTTCAGGAGAATCATCGGAAGATCCTCACTTTCGAAATGGGACTTCTTCATACTGATGGGTGTGCTGTCACGTTCGTTGAAGACAATGGAGAAAGGAAAACGTCGCTCCTGA
- the endA gene encoding tRNA-intron lyase, which yields MAAIFQKDSALIADEAEASRLHNKGCYGEPQSGGSLRLNLLEALYLYESERLNISGPDGREMSFGELVTYASRRMRNFEVRYIVYSDMRRRGLIVNLAGDSTDGIDFHLYRRGDTPKTAAPQAFVISISERQTFDLDFMFAVSAGAAGTGKEVILAIVDEEGDITYYRMKTVEPHARVREHFSRAYSGILLSDRVLIPSEEDAAEMRSAGFYGNQLGTGLQISMIEAAYLTRRKMLKLVSARTGRKASISAVMDMSSRLDSSFGEKMAVYDDMKNRGFIVKTGFKYGSHFRAYDADPEKAHAKFLVHAVSPGYAATWPEISRAVRLSHGVRKEILFARAAASGVTGYLELKRHIL from the coding sequence ATGGCCGCCATATTTCAGAAGGATTCGGCCCTGATTGCCGACGAAGCAGAGGCAAGCAGGCTGCACAACAAGGGGTGTTACGGCGAACCTCAGAGCGGCGGCTCACTCCGGCTGAATCTTCTTGAAGCTCTCTACCTCTATGAAAGCGAACGCCTGAACATATCCGGCCCTGATGGACGGGAGATGAGTTTCGGCGAGCTTGTGACCTACGCATCCCGGAGGATGCGGAATTTCGAGGTCCGCTACATAGTGTACAGCGACATGAGGCGCAGGGGACTGATTGTCAATCTCGCCGGCGACTCAACGGACGGCATAGATTTTCATCTCTACAGGCGCGGCGACACACCCAAGACGGCCGCTCCGCAGGCCTTTGTCATTTCCATATCCGAGCGGCAGACATTTGATCTCGATTTCATGTTCGCCGTTTCTGCCGGCGCTGCCGGCACCGGGAAGGAAGTCATACTGGCCATCGTGGATGAAGAAGGGGACATAACCTACTACCGCATGAAGACCGTTGAACCGCACGCGCGCGTCAGGGAGCATTTCAGTCGCGCGTACAGCGGTATACTGCTCTCCGACAGGGTGCTCATACCTTCTGAGGAGGATGCGGCGGAAATGCGTTCCGCGGGTTTCTACGGCAACCAGCTTGGCACCGGTCTTCAGATATCGATGATCGAGGCAGCCTATCTGACCCGCAGGAAGATGCTGAAGCTCGTCAGTGCCAGGACCGGTCGCAAGGCCTCGATCTCCGCTGTCATGGACATGTCCTCAAGACTCGACAGTTCATTCGGGGAGAAAATGGCCGTCTATGATGACATGAAAAATCGCGGTTTCATAGTCAAGACAGGATTCAAATATGGTTCGCATTTCCGTGCCTATGACGCCGACCCGGAAAAAGCGCATGCGAAGTTCCTCGTTCATGCTGTTTCACCGGGCTATGCTGCAACCTGGCCCGAGATATCCAGGGCGGTGAGACTCTCCCACGGCGTCAGGAAGGAAATACTATTTGCGAGGGCTGCTGCCAGCGGCGTTACAGGCTATCTTGAGCTCAAGAGGCACATACTGTAG
- the rpl12p gene encoding 50S ribosomal protein P1, translated as MEYIYGALLLHSAGKEINEESVANVIKAAGIEPDPSRIKALTASLSGINIEEAIASAAVVAGPAQQSHAAPEKKEEKKKEEKKEEAVSEEEAAAGLGALFG; from the coding sequence ATGGAATACATCTACGGCGCTCTGCTTCTGCACAGTGCTGGAAAGGAAATAAACGAAGAGAGTGTGGCGAACGTGATAAAAGCAGCCGGCATTGAGCCTGATCCGTCCAGGATTAAGGCGCTCACTGCGTCGCTCAGCGGTATCAACATTGAGGAAGCCATTGCGAGTGCCGCTGTAGTTGCGGGACCGGCCCAGCAGTCACATGCTGCACCCGAGAAGAAGGAAGAAAAGAAAAAGGAAGAGAAGAAAGAAGAGGCTGTTTCGGAAGAGGAAGCCGCTGCAGGACTCGGGGCGCTATTTGGTTGA
- a CDS encoding NUDIX domain-containing protein has protein sequence MSTDRRFCSFAKGGRSGLGIDEIPEDGFCISVFLIIRESETGRRVLMGHMNPAGPWDHIGALDSERVKVHSRGWMFPSCHLMYGEAPDDCARRIAEEQLNNTNIRFSGPAVYSEVYKPKRFPGLRHHWDLEFLYTGIMSRNDVLRTEHAWLDMEFVDIDATPSEKIARSHEDIMEHLK, from the coding sequence ATGTCAACAGACCGGAGATTTTGTTCATTTGCGAAGGGCGGAAGATCAGGTCTTGGAATAGATGAGATACCGGAAGATGGATTCTGCATCTCGGTATTCCTGATAATCAGAGAAAGCGAAACTGGACGAAGAGTCCTGATGGGACACATGAATCCGGCAGGACCCTGGGACCACATAGGCGCTCTTGACAGTGAACGGGTGAAGGTCCACAGTCGTGGATGGATGTTCCCGTCGTGCCATCTGATGTACGGCGAAGCACCGGATGACTGTGCGCGGAGGATAGCAGAAGAGCAACTCAATAACACAAACATAAGATTCTCCGGACCGGCTGTCTATTCAGAGGTTTACAAGCCGAAGAGGTTTCCCGGCCTCAGGCACCACTGGGATCTCGAGTTTCTCTACACCGGCATTATGAGCAGGAATGATGTGCTGCGGACAGAGCATGCATGGCTGGACATGGAATTTGTTGACATAGATGCAACACCATCGGAGAAAATAGCAAGATCGCATGAGGATATTATGGAACACCTGAAATGA
- a CDS encoding UPF0147 family protein — protein sequence MSSDEKMKQIIDVLNQLAEDTSVPRNIRKGATEAINKLLSKSEALDVRSASANIILDELANDPNIPLHGRTIIWNIMSQLETLK from the coding sequence ATGTCAAGCGACGAAAAGATGAAACAGATAATCGATGTTTTGAATCAACTGGCCGAAGACACTTCGGTTCCACGGAATATCAGGAAAGGAGCGACGGAAGCAATTAACAAGCTGCTTTCGAAGAGTGAGGCGCTCGACGTAAGATCGGCGAGTGCCAATATAATTCTTGACGAACTGGCTAATGACCCTAACATACCCCTTCACGGCCGAACGATCATCTGGAACATAATGAGTCAGCTCGAAACGCTGAAGTAG
- a CDS encoding 50S ribosomal protein L11 has translation MAERISVLVDAGKATPGPPLGPALGPMGVNVVKIVSEINEKTKQFSGMKVPVTIEINADKSFQIAVGTPPTTALILKEVGVEKGSGSPKASKIGNLTMAQILKVAEMKKDSSLGKSVKTRAREVVGTCVSMGVTVEGKEPKEIIAEISSGAWDSRLR, from the coding sequence ATGGCAGAGAGAATAAGTGTTCTGGTAGATGCGGGCAAGGCAACGCCTGGCCCGCCGCTTGGTCCGGCACTCGGACCGATGGGCGTAAATGTCGTTAAGATAGTCTCTGAAATTAACGAGAAAACGAAACAGTTCAGCGGAATGAAGGTTCCGGTTACCATCGAGATAAACGCAGACAAGAGTTTCCAGATTGCTGTTGGAACACCCCCCACGACTGCACTCATACTCAAGGAAGTAGGAGTGGAGAAGGGCTCGGGCAGTCCGAAGGCATCCAAGATCGGCAATCTGACGATGGCACAGATACTGAAGGTTGCCGAAATGAAGAAAGATTCATCCCTTGGCAAGAGCGTAAAGACTAGGGCGAGAGAAGTCGTCGGAACCTGTGTGTCCATGGGCGTGACGGTGGAAGGGAAGGAGCCCAAGGAGATCATAGCGGAGATTAGCTCCGGAGCGTGGGACAGCAGGTTGCGCTGA
- a CDS encoding Lrp/AsnC family transcriptional regulator, whose amino-acid sequence MSEKGDIDRVMNSFYGNDSVTAIVQLKVDTKEADTIAMNVAKHEAIFDVYMVTGDADIIVKAKFKNYSSVKKFLVDTLGSIKGVKELKTMMVVTAFKENGQLEDIGVVR is encoded by the coding sequence TTGAGTGAAAAGGGCGACATTGACAGGGTAATGAATTCGTTCTACGGAAACGATTCTGTTACGGCAATCGTGCAGCTGAAGGTGGATACAAAGGAGGCGGACACCATAGCGATGAACGTGGCCAAGCATGAGGCAATATTCGATGTATATATGGTCACCGGCGATGCAGACATCATAGTAAAGGCGAAGTTCAAAAACTACTCCAGCGTGAAGAAATTCCTTGTGGACACGCTCGGCTCAATAAAGGGCGTCAAGGAACTGAAGACAATGATGGTGGTCACCGCATTCAAAGAGAACGGGCAGCTGGAGGACATTGGCGTCGTGCGTTGA
- a CDS encoding GNAT family N-acetyltransferase — MLPSVDQLWAKFIAGSKWCCRRIYVSDQALQADRDLEDVWHLHNEALLSTSAHLGNGPWDEDLRNIEKTYLETGGEFLVGDVGNVIVAMGALKRISENTAEIKRMRVRPALQGRCFGREMPMKLESVASQRGFHRILLDTSVLQTAAITMYRKLGYKEIGRGKMRDLDILYFEKYL, encoded by the coding sequence TTGTTACCATCGGTCGATCAGCTGTGGGCAAAGTTTATAGCAGGCTCAAAATGGTGTTGCCGCCGCATATATGTTTCAGACCAGGCGCTACAGGCAGACCGCGATCTTGAAGATGTATGGCATCTGCACAACGAAGCGCTTCTGTCCACCAGCGCTCATCTGGGTAACGGGCCATGGGATGAAGATCTGAGAAATATAGAAAAAACGTACCTGGAGACCGGCGGCGAGTTCCTTGTTGGTGACGTCGGCAATGTAATCGTTGCTATGGGTGCGCTGAAGAGAATCTCCGAAAATACGGCAGAAATCAAGAGGATGAGAGTCAGGCCGGCACTTCAGGGCAGGTGTTTCGGCAGGGAGATGCCGATGAAACTCGAATCGGTTGCAAGCCAGCGTGGATTTCACCGCATCCTGCTGGATACTTCAGTCTTGCAAACTGCCGCCATTACGATGTACAGGAAACTTGGTTACAAGGAGATCGGTAGGGGAAAAATGAGGGATCTGGACATCCTATATTTTGAAAAGTATCTGTAG
- a CDS encoding 50S ribosomal protein L1, translating to MANAETVQAVEKALSLSPQRNFEESVEVAINLRDVDLSVPKNRIQEDIILPSGRGKQVRVCLFGGGEMALKAKNIADLVIAPDDFGRYMDDKKVAKKLARDYDYFVAEAPLMAVIGKRMGVVLGPRGKIPRALQPGVDPAPVISTLKKTTSVRSKERKTFQTHVGTKKMKPEEIAENIDTVLNRVIGKLEKGKLNVESAYVKTTMGPAVRIM from the coding sequence TTGGCAAACGCTGAAACAGTTCAGGCAGTGGAGAAGGCATTATCACTTTCACCACAGCGAAATTTCGAAGAGAGTGTTGAAGTCGCCATAAACCTAAGGGATGTCGATCTCTCTGTTCCCAAGAACAGAATCCAGGAGGACATCATACTTCCGAGCGGGAGAGGGAAGCAGGTGAGGGTGTGCCTGTTTGGTGGCGGCGAAATGGCGCTCAAGGCCAAGAATATTGCCGATCTTGTGATTGCACCGGATGATTTCGGCCGTTACATGGACGACAAGAAGGTTGCCAAGAAACTTGCAAGAGATTACGATTATTTTGTCGCAGAGGCGCCTCTCATGGCAGTCATCGGTAAACGGATGGGAGTTGTCCTTGGTCCAAGAGGGAAGATTCCAAGAGCTCTGCAGCCGGGTGTAGATCCTGCTCCGGTTATCAGCACGTTGAAGAAAACAACGTCTGTGAGGTCAAAGGAGAGAAAAACCTTCCAGACACACGTGGGCACAAAGAAGATGAAACCGGAAGAAATTGCGGAAAATATTGACACGGTACTCAACAGGGTCATAGGGAAGCTTGAGAAAGGTAAACTGAACGTGGAATCGGCGTACGTCAAGACGACAATGGGACCTGCCGTCAGGATAATGTAG
- a CDS encoding ribbon-helix-helix protein, CopG family, protein MVESERVTIRLDHDSLGALETLVSNGKYSNISEVMRAAIEQFIDRNFSPRHIEKITVELPKGNAVELQKLVKKGDSVSVDDAIRNAVREYLRRRMSPRISEKK, encoded by the coding sequence ATGGTTGAGTCGGAAAGAGTCACAATCAGGCTTGATCATGATAGTCTGGGAGCGCTGGAAACACTCGTTTCAAACGGCAAATATTCCAACATTTCGGAAGTCATGAGAGCGGCAATAGAGCAGTTCATAGACAGGAACTTTTCACCGAGACATATTGAAAAGATAACAGTGGAGCTTCCCAAGGGGAATGCCGTTGAATTGCAGAAGCTCGTTAAAAAAGGAGACTCCGTTTCAGTGGACGACGCGATAAGAAATGCAGTAAGGGAGTACCTCAGGCGGAGAATGTCTCCGAGAATTTCGGAGAAGAAGTGA
- a CDS encoding transcription elongation factor Spt5 has protein sequence MSFDVSAETVGSQGSRKFTLSVDGPKESVVPVSGETEFITHIDTEGESRYNLSIKSELFSQVEGSPEWQVRLYLDGVLKWDSLTNLPSEFEAKLDAGKHFATVHASAASGASFGEYTQISLTVSSGGITGSEVFKIYVRPSILAVKTAIGQEREVADSIGAKAKTGKLGIYSILIPSTIRGYVFLEAMNTDKIENAVRTIRKTHGLVKGETSLEEVSHFLTPKPTVSGIVEGDIVELISGPFKGEKARVQRIDHSKEEITVELFEAVVPIPVTVRGDHVRVIEKEN, from the coding sequence ATGTCCTTTGATGTTTCAGCAGAAACGGTCGGCAGTCAGGGCAGCAGGAAATTCACGTTGAGTGTCGACGGCCCGAAGGAAAGCGTTGTCCCTGTTTCCGGCGAGACTGAGTTCATAACACACATAGATACAGAAGGTGAATCGCGCTACAATCTATCGATCAAATCGGAACTGTTTTCACAGGTGGAGGGGTCTCCGGAGTGGCAGGTCAGGCTTTACCTGGACGGCGTGCTCAAGTGGGACAGCCTGACAAACCTGCCAAGCGAGTTCGAAGCGAAACTGGATGCGGGAAAACACTTTGCGACAGTTCATGCTTCTGCTGCATCCGGAGCCTCTTTCGGAGAATATACTCAGATATCACTCACTGTGTCCTCTGGCGGGATCACTGGTTCGGAAGTGTTCAAGATATACGTTCGCCCTTCAATACTTGCAGTCAAGACGGCGATTGGCCAGGAGAGGGAAGTTGCCGATTCTATCGGAGCTAAGGCAAAAACAGGAAAGCTGGGCATTTACTCCATACTCATACCGTCGACGATAAGAGGATATGTGTTCCTGGAAGCGATGAATACCGACAAGATTGAGAATGCAGTCAGGACAATAAGGAAGACACACGGCCTCGTTAAGGGAGAGACGTCACTGGAGGAAGTGAGCCACTTCCTGACACCGAAACCGACGGTCAGCGGCATAGTGGAAGGGGACATAGTGGAACTGATTTCAGGACCGTTTAAAGGCGAAAAGGCGCGCGTACAGCGCATCGACCACAGCAAAGAGGAGATAACAGTTGAACTGTTTGAAGCGGTTGTCCCCATACCTGTCACAGTCAGAGGAGATCACGTAAGAGTGATCGAGAAGGAAAACTAG
- a CDS encoding transcription initiation factor IIB: protein MARAKETREGAEEVERCPECGSTHLVRDYERGELICEECGLVIDDQLIDQGPEWRAFDVEQGEKRARTGAPMTYTIHDKGLSTEISWKNKDSYGKSIPTRNRAQLYRLRKWQRRIRVSNATERNLAFALGELDRMASSMGLPRNVRETAAMIYRKAVNNNLIRGRSIEGVVAASLYAACRQCNVPRTLDEVANSSRVGRKEIGRTYRFMTRELKLKLMPTKPQDYVSRFCSELKLSGDVQAKAAEILKEASKRELTSGRGPTGVAAAAIYISSITANERRTQREVANVAGVTEVTIRNRYKELTEKLGIEVEL from the coding sequence ATGGCGAGAGCAAAGGAAACAAGGGAAGGAGCAGAAGAAGTTGAGAGATGCCCTGAATGCGGCAGCACTCACCTGGTCAGGGACTACGAACGCGGCGAGCTCATCTGTGAAGAATGCGGACTCGTGATAGATGATCAGCTCATAGACCAGGGACCGGAATGGAGGGCCTTTGACGTTGAGCAGGGAGAGAAGAGAGCAAGAACCGGCGCGCCAATGACGTATACCATTCATGACAAGGGACTTTCCACTGAGATATCCTGGAAGAACAAGGACAGCTACGGAAAGAGCATACCCACGAGGAACAGGGCACAGCTGTACAGGCTGAGGAAGTGGCAGCGTAGGATAAGGGTCAGCAACGCAACCGAGAGAAATCTTGCATTTGCGCTCGGCGAGCTGGACAGGATGGCATCATCCATGGGACTCCCCAGGAATGTCAGGGAGACTGCAGCGATGATTTACAGAAAGGCCGTCAACAACAACCTGATCAGGGGCAGGAGCATAGAGGGAGTCGTTGCTGCGTCGCTGTATGCTGCGTGCAGACAGTGCAATGTGCCGAGAACGCTCGATGAAGTTGCCAACTCCAGCAGGGTGGGCAGGAAGGAGATCGGCCGTACTTACAGATTCATGACCAGAGAGCTGAAACTGAAACTGATGCCAACGAAACCGCAGGACTACGTTTCCAGATTCTGCAGCGAGCTCAAACTGAGCGGTGACGTGCAGGCAAAGGCCGCTGAGATACTCAAGGAAGCGAGCAAGAGGGAGCTCACCTCCGGAAGGGGCCCGACTGGCGTTGCGGCAGCTGCCATATACATATCTTCGATAACGGCAAACGAAAGGCGCACGCAGAGGGAAGTGGCAAACGTGGCCGGCGTCACTGAGGTTACAATCAGAAACAGATACAAGGAACTTACAGAGAAACTGGGCATAGAGGTTGAGCTCTGA
- the ftsZ gene encoding cell division protein FtsZ, which translates to MKSLVNDAISRTSQEDVPLDQSYSESAYSAEDDELIKILSGLRTNIKIVGCGGGGTNTIDRLVETGITGAEMYAANTDAQHLLIIRSPHKILLGRRSTRGLGAGALPQVGEEAAREAEDDIRKSIQGADIVFITAGLGGGTGTGAAPFIAQLAKEMGALTIAICTSPFKAEGAIRAENAEWGLERLRNVADTVIVIPNDKLLELVPRLSLNAAFKVADEVLVRSIKGITEVITKPGLVNLDFNDLKTIMKGGGVAMIGLGEGEGEERSGDAVNEAVNSPLIDVDISAANGALVNVVGGNDMTVTEAEKVAEMIQTKISPSARIIWGAAVDPTLEKRMRVMVVLTGVKSKHILGPADNVQTKSIDMDFIR; encoded by the coding sequence ATGAAATCGCTAGTGAATGATGCCATATCGAGAACTTCTCAGGAAGACGTGCCGTTGGATCAATCATATTCGGAATCTGCTTACAGTGCCGAAGATGACGAGCTGATAAAGATTCTGTCCGGCCTCAGGACAAACATCAAGATAGTAGGCTGCGGCGGCGGTGGCACAAATACGATAGACAGGCTCGTCGAGACGGGCATTACAGGTGCAGAAATGTATGCGGCAAACACGGACGCCCAACATCTGCTGATTATCAGGTCTCCGCACAAGATCCTTCTCGGCCGAAGAAGCACGCGCGGGCTTGGAGCAGGAGCACTTCCGCAGGTCGGCGAAGAAGCGGCGAGAGAGGCGGAAGATGACATCAGGAAATCGATTCAGGGAGCGGACATCGTATTCATAACTGCGGGACTGGGGGGAGGAACAGGAACCGGAGCCGCCCCGTTCATAGCGCAACTCGCAAAGGAGATGGGTGCACTCACAATAGCGATATGCACGTCGCCGTTCAAGGCCGAGGGAGCCATAAGAGCCGAGAATGCGGAGTGGGGACTCGAGCGCCTCAGGAACGTTGCAGATACGGTGATTGTGATACCGAACGACAAGCTTCTTGAACTCGTGCCCAGGCTTTCACTTAACGCCGCTTTCAAGGTGGCGGATGAGGTGCTGGTCAGAAGCATAAAGGGCATCACTGAAGTAATAACGAAACCGGGACTCGTCAATCTTGATTTCAATGATCTTAAGACGATAATGAAGGGAGGAGGCGTTGCAATGATCGGCCTCGGCGAAGGGGAAGGAGAGGAGAGATCCGGTGACGCAGTGAATGAGGCAGTGAACTCCCCTCTCATCGATGTTGACATATCTGCTGCAAACGGTGCGCTCGTGAATGTGGTGGGCGGAAACGATATGACAGTCACGGAGGCCGAAAAGGTGGCAGAAATGATACAGACTAAGATCAGCCCTTCGGCCAGAATTATTTGGGGTGCTGCCGTGGACCCGACGCTGGAGAAAAGAATGCGCGTCATGGTAGTCCTGACCGGTGTCAAGTCCAAGCACATACTTGGACCGGCCGACAACGTTCAGACGAAGAGCATTGACATGGATTTCATAAGGTAA
- a CDS encoding protein translocase SEC61 complex subunit gamma, with protein MSNTTSSFDFTETTYEVQRKLEERFRNVGKGKYGRIFKMAKKPTLEEYTRVVQMVSIGIFLIGGLGFLLYLLWTHFPQYISGIFG; from the coding sequence TTGAGCAACACGACCTCTTCGTTCGACTTCACTGAAACTACCTATGAAGTACAGCGAAAGCTGGAGGAACGTTTCAGGAACGTCGGGAAGGGAAAGTATGGAAGGATTTTCAAGATGGCCAAGAAGCCCACTCTCGAAGAGTATACCAGAGTGGTCCAGATGGTTTCCATCGGCATTTTTCTCATCGGAGGACTGGGTTTCCTTCTCTACTTGCTGTGGACGCACTTTCCGCAGTACATTTCCGGTATTTTCGGCTGA
- a CDS encoding cell division FtsZ family protein, which produces MSANFSDADTYPHAHPRVTVVGCGGAGNNTINSIHRSITGVARTVALNTDAAHLLSIRADKKLLIGRGTTGGRGAGGNVQLGRRAAEEAKDSIRREIEGSDMVFILAGMGGGTGTGSSIVVASAAREAGVLPVSIVSMPFAFEKGRTERARDYLRELVFLSESTVMLENDRLAAAFPDQSMHSAFTVMDTLISDLVSNVTNALVRPSLLNINYSDLRSVMRSGKTSTMIFSENEDVYSLVRDAVRLPMLQQSISDAKGAIIHVSGGKSLTLEKVHRILEQAHDSLGRYANIILGAREDERESPLLSMTAIVTGVGSEAF; this is translated from the coding sequence ATGTCAGCAAATTTTTCTGATGCAGACACATACCCGCACGCTCATCCCAGAGTGACAGTCGTAGGCTGTGGCGGTGCCGGCAACAACACGATAAACAGTATTCACCGGAGTATAACCGGCGTAGCCAGAACCGTTGCGCTTAACACAGATGCCGCGCATCTTCTCAGTATCAGGGCTGACAAGAAACTCCTCATAGGAAGAGGAACTACCGGAGGGAGAGGGGCCGGTGGCAATGTTCAGCTTGGCAGGCGCGCCGCTGAAGAAGCTAAAGACTCCATAAGAAGGGAGATCGAAGGATCGGATATGGTTTTCATACTCGCCGGCATGGGAGGGGGGACTGGAACCGGATCGTCGATTGTTGTTGCTTCGGCAGCCAGAGAGGCGGGTGTGCTGCCGGTATCAATTGTTTCGATGCCGTTCGCATTCGAGAAGGGAAGGACGGAGAGGGCAAGAGACTACCTCAGGGAGCTCGTCTTCCTATCCGAAAGCACAGTGATGCTTGAAAACGACAGGCTTGCGGCCGCGTTTCCGGATCAGAGCATGCACAGCGCTTTTACGGTGATGGATACACTCATATCAGACCTCGTCTCGAATGTCACGAACGCGCTTGTCAGACCGTCCCTGCTGAATATAAATTATTCAGATCTGCGCTCTGTGATGCGGAGCGGCAAGACTTCGACTATGATATTCAGCGAAAATGAGGATGTTTATTCGCTTGTCAGGGACGCGGTGAGACTTCCGATGCTGCAGCAGTCCATTTCCGATGCAAAAGGTGCAATCATACACGTCTCGGGAGGCAAGTCGCTGACGCTGGAAAAAGTGCACAGGATACTGGAACAGGCACACGATTCTCTTGGGAGATATGCAAACATCATACTTGGTGCGCGCGAGGATGAAAGAGAAAGCCCGCTGCTGAGCATGACAGCGATTGTTACTGGCGTTGGTTCGGAAGCGTTCTGA